A genomic window from Algoriphagus sp. Y33 includes:
- the uvrC gene encoding excinuclease ABC subunit UvrC — protein MHSSSFLPAEHLTLPDQPGVYKYFNEENELIYVGKAKSLKKRVSSYFNKNTGVNLKTRKMVKEIRRIEITLVNSEFDALLLENNLIKKTHPKYNILLRDDKTYPYLLLTKENFPRLFPTRKMIPRKGTYYGPFASVKAMNTVLDLIRNLFTIRTCKLDLSPYKVAEGKYKVCLEYHIGNCQGPCVGLQKEVDYQRELEQVKHVLKGNLGIAKTYFKQEMQHHAENLQFEKAQLMKEKLESLENYQAKSLVASPSINNLDVCTIVSDEKSAYVNFMRVKNGALITSKNVELKKKLDESDEQLLLTALIRLQDQFQSDADEVLLNIELTEPIEGLNVFMPKIGDKKKLIELSLKNALYYKKEKALLLGLNQDKKDRVIRQLQQDLSLPEIPDHIECFDNSNIQGTNPVASMVCFLNGKPAVKEYRKYHIKTVVGPDDFASMKEVVSRRYKRLQEESKPMPKLIVIDGGKGQLSSAVEALKELGVYGQMPIIGIAKRLEEIYFPGDSYPIHIDKKSESLRLLQRIRDEAHRFAITFHRSTRSKNAFGTQLTAIPGIGKSTADNLLSHFKSVKKISEASEEEIARVIGASRARALTAWKEKNKGA, from the coding sequence ATGCACTCATCCTCCTTTTTACCTGCTGAGCATTTGACACTCCCCGATCAGCCCGGAGTATATAAGTATTTCAATGAGGAAAATGAACTAATCTATGTGGGCAAAGCCAAAAGCCTCAAGAAGAGAGTTAGCAGCTATTTTAACAAAAACACAGGAGTGAACCTCAAGACCAGAAAAATGGTCAAAGAGATAAGAAGAATAGAAATCACCCTGGTTAACAGTGAATTTGATGCGCTGTTGCTTGAAAATAATCTTATAAAAAAAACTCACCCGAAATATAACATTCTTCTGCGTGATGATAAGACCTACCCTTATCTGCTGCTGACTAAAGAGAATTTCCCCAGACTTTTCCCCACCAGGAAAATGATTCCAAGAAAAGGCACTTACTATGGTCCTTTTGCAAGCGTGAAGGCCATGAATACGGTGCTTGATCTGATACGCAATTTATTTACTATCCGTACCTGCAAGCTGGATCTGTCACCCTACAAGGTAGCGGAAGGGAAATATAAAGTATGCTTGGAATATCACATTGGCAACTGTCAAGGTCCATGCGTGGGGCTTCAAAAAGAGGTAGATTACCAAAGAGAGCTAGAGCAGGTGAAGCATGTCTTAAAGGGAAATCTGGGAATCGCAAAGACATACTTCAAACAGGAAATGCAGCACCATGCGGAGAACTTGCAATTCGAAAAGGCACAGCTCATGAAAGAAAAGTTGGAGTCACTGGAGAACTACCAAGCAAAATCCCTTGTAGCCAGTCCTTCCATTAATAACCTTGACGTCTGCACGATTGTCTCCGACGAGAAAAGTGCATATGTGAATTTCATGCGGGTAAAAAATGGTGCTTTAATTACATCCAAGAATGTAGAACTTAAGAAAAAACTAGATGAATCAGATGAACAGTTGCTTTTAACAGCTTTAATCCGGCTTCAAGATCAATTTCAGAGTGACGCCGATGAGGTCTTGCTAAACATAGAATTGACAGAACCTATTGAAGGCCTGAATGTATTTATGCCTAAAATCGGAGACAAGAAAAAGCTAATTGAACTCTCGCTAAAGAATGCTCTGTACTATAAAAAAGAAAAAGCACTGTTGCTTGGTCTTAATCAGGATAAAAAAGACCGTGTCATCAGGCAGCTCCAACAAGATCTGAGTCTACCGGAAATCCCCGACCACATTGAATGCTTCGATAACTCAAATATTCAGGGTACAAACCCGGTAGCCAGCATGGTCTGTTTTCTCAATGGCAAACCAGCTGTAAAAGAATATCGAAAATACCATATCAAAACAGTGGTGGGACCCGATGACTTTGCCAGCATGAAAGAGGTGGTAAGCAGACGATACAAGCGCTTGCAGGAAGAAAGTAAGCCAATGCCAAAGTTGATCGTAATTGACGGTGGTAAAGGGCAACTATCCTCAGCCGTGGAAGCACTAAAGGAACTGGGGGTATATGGTCAGATGCCAATTATCGGAATTGCCAAACGGCTTGAAGAAATCTATTTTCCGGGAGATTCCTACCCTATTCATATCGACAAAAAATCCGAAAGCCTAAGACTATTGCAACGAATCCGTGATGAAGCGCACAGATTTGCCATCACATTCCACAGAAGCACAAGGAGTAAAAATGCTTTCGGCACTCAACTGACCGCTATTCCGGGAATTGGTAAAAGCACTGCGGACAACTTATTGAGCCACTTCAAATCAGTTAAGAAAATAAGTGAGGCCAGTGAAGAGGAAATTGCAAGGGTAATCGGTGCCAGTCGGGCAAGGGCGTTGACAGCTTGGAAAGAAAAAAATAAAGGGGCTTAA
- a CDS encoding penicillin-binding protein 1A, with protein MSNKTEPQTSTWVAKTIKFLWIAFIAGFLGFILFVWMISINFLGLFGTLPDFKALENPDSEIASELYSTDGVLLGQYFRENRSPVKYEELSPNLVKALIATEDVRFEEHSGIDMKAMMRVLFKSLLLGQNAGGGSTLSQQTAKNLFKTRTDASNGLLSKVPGLRMLIIKTKEWIVATQLEKAYTKNEILTLYLNTSDFGSNAFGIKTAAKTFFNKKPSELTIQESAVLVGLFKAPSYYSPVYNPDNSLRRRNTVLAQMMRNDYLSRDEFDSLSVLPIELNYSVANQNKGLATYFREIVKADLIKWTKENLKSDGSAYDLYGDGLRVYATIDSRMQRYAEEAVSDHMKTLQAAFYKEMGTRDPWIDGSFRVIPNFIEDAVKRTEAYRLLKVRYGNDTDSINLKLNEKKRMKVFSWENGELDTLMSSMDSLRYYKKMLQAGFMSMDPHTGQIKAWVGGLDHKYFKFDHVLRGKRQPGSTFKPFVYAAAIENGYSPCYSVIDQPVEVYIPGQPTWSPSNADGKFTYQKMTIRKAMAQSVNSITAYMMKKLSPKIVAETARRLGITSDLEEVPSLALGVNDVSIFEMVGAFGTFVNKGEHTTPFYIDRIEDKNGNVIQQFTPKKRPAMSEEHAYLMTYMLRGGFEEGGGTSQGVPYSLREGNELGGKTGTTQNASDGWYMGISKDLVSGTWVGGDDRAIHFRSWIAGQGGRTARPIWVNYMTKVYEDKSLGYTKGPFPRPERPLSIEIDCDVYEKESQRFADFDYDTQKNDF; from the coding sequence ATGAGTAACAAAACAGAACCCCAAACTTCCACCTGGGTAGCCAAGACAATCAAATTTCTTTGGATTGCCTTTATAGCAGGGTTTTTAGGTTTCATTCTTTTCGTTTGGATGATTAGCATCAATTTCCTGGGGCTGTTTGGAACTCTTCCTGACTTCAAAGCCTTGGAAAATCCCGATTCGGAAATCGCATCCGAACTGTATTCTACTGACGGAGTACTTTTGGGGCAATACTTCCGGGAAAACAGAAGTCCTGTGAAGTATGAAGAGCTATCGCCTAACTTGGTCAAAGCACTTATTGCCACTGAGGATGTACGTTTTGAAGAGCATTCGGGTATAGACATGAAAGCCATGATGCGGGTATTGTTCAAGTCTCTCCTTTTGGGACAAAATGCGGGCGGCGGATCTACTCTAAGCCAACAAACAGCCAAAAATCTCTTTAAAACAAGGACTGATGCCAGCAATGGGCTGCTCAGTAAGGTGCCGGGTCTTCGCATGCTTATTATAAAAACTAAAGAGTGGATTGTAGCCACTCAATTGGAAAAAGCGTACACCAAAAATGAGATTCTTACACTTTACCTTAATACCTCTGATTTTGGATCCAATGCATTTGGAATTAAAACCGCAGCCAAAACCTTTTTCAATAAAAAACCTTCCGAACTAACCATTCAGGAATCAGCGGTATTAGTAGGCCTTTTTAAAGCACCATCTTACTATAGTCCGGTATACAATCCGGATAATTCATTGAGAAGAAGAAATACCGTCCTCGCTCAGATGATGAGAAATGACTACCTAAGTAGAGATGAGTTTGACTCTTTATCTGTGTTGCCCATCGAACTGAACTACAGTGTGGCCAATCAAAATAAAGGACTAGCCACCTATTTCCGTGAAATAGTAAAGGCGGACCTGATCAAATGGACCAAAGAAAACCTGAAATCCGACGGTAGCGCATATGATCTCTACGGGGATGGCTTAAGGGTATATGCTACCATTGACAGTAGAATGCAACGCTATGCTGAAGAGGCAGTATCAGATCACATGAAAACCCTGCAAGCGGCTTTTTACAAAGAGATGGGTACTAGAGATCCTTGGATAGATGGGAGCTTCCGCGTAATCCCCAATTTCATTGAGGACGCCGTGAAACGGACAGAAGCTTATCGGCTGCTTAAAGTACGTTATGGCAACGATACAGACTCTATCAATCTTAAGCTGAATGAGAAGAAAAGAATGAAGGTATTCTCATGGGAAAATGGCGAATTGGATACACTTATGAGCTCTATGGACTCGCTCAGATATTACAAAAAAATGCTTCAGGCAGGATTCATGAGTATGGATCCCCACACAGGTCAGATCAAAGCCTGGGTTGGTGGACTGGATCACAAGTACTTTAAATTTGACCACGTATTGAGAGGCAAAAGGCAACCCGGCTCCACATTTAAGCCTTTCGTGTATGCAGCTGCTATTGAAAATGGCTACAGCCCCTGCTATAGTGTAATTGATCAACCTGTTGAAGTATACATTCCCGGACAACCTACCTGGAGTCCTTCCAACGCTGATGGAAAGTTTACCTATCAGAAAATGACTATCCGGAAAGCTATGGCACAGTCGGTCAATTCCATCACTGCCTATATGATGAAAAAACTTAGTCCAAAAATTGTGGCCGAAACTGCAAGAAGATTAGGTATCACCAGTGATCTGGAGGAAGTGCCGTCATTGGCTCTGGGGGTAAACGATGTATCTATTTTCGAGATGGTAGGAGCTTTTGGGACATTCGTCAACAAAGGTGAGCATACCACACCGTTCTATATAGATAGGATTGAAGACAAAAATGGAAATGTAATCCAGCAATTCACTCCCAAAAAGAGACCCGCTATGAGTGAAGAGCATGCGTACTTAATGACCTACATGCTAAGGGGTGGTTTTGAAGAAGGAGGCGGAACAAGCCAAGGAGTGCCCTATTCACTACGGGAAGGCAATGAACTGGGAGGAAAGACAGGAACTACCCAAAATGCATCCGACGGCTGGTATATGGGTATCAGCAAAGACCTTGTGAGTGGGACTTGGGTAGGCGGCGACGACCGTGCCATTCACTTTAGAAGTTGGATAGCGGGACAAGGCGGGAGAACGGCCAGACCTATATGGGTGAATTATATGACAAAAGTATATGAAGATAAAAGCTTAGGCTATACCAAAGGACCTTTCCCTAGGCCTGAACGACCACTAAGCATAGAGATAGACTGTGATGTATACGAAAAAGAAAGCCAGCGATTTGCGGATTTTGATTACGATACGCAGAAAAACGATTTCTAG
- a CDS encoding AtpZ/AtpI family protein, which yields MNQEPKENKSKSTPVYVKYIGLSFQLFGVIGAGTWLGWWLQQKSDMKFPVWLLLFCFLSIGIAFYQLWLSIRSDR from the coding sequence ATGAACCAAGAACCCAAAGAGAACAAGTCAAAAAGTACCCCAGTATATGTCAAATATATTGGGCTTTCTTTTCAGTTATTTGGGGTAATCGGTGCAGGGACTTGGCTTGGCTGGTGGCTACAGCAGAAAAGTGACATGAAATTCCCCGTGTGGTTGCTTCTTTTTTGTTTTCTCTCCATTGGGATAGCATTTTATCAGTTATGGCTTTCGATTCGATCGGATAGGTAG
- the atpB gene encoding F0F1 ATP synthase subunit A → MTRKFLYLSILLSAFLLSFSSMSFASGADSEDGGEDPTGFIMHHIKDSHEWHFFNVGHTHVTLSLPVIVYSSDRGLEFFSSSDFQDHETHAFGEEYAYKGYFIDSHDHLGRVDGAAFTDLSITKNVAMMFLVIAVVMILSLSAAGHYKKNGAIAPKGAAAIVEPIVIFVRDEIAHKAIGPKYKKFVPYLLTLFFFIWIGNLIGLLPGAANLTGNIAVTATLAILTFILVNVNGNKDYWKHVFMTPGVPVPLLLVIVPVEIIGLFTKPFALMVRLFVAITAGHIVILAFIALVFIFESYTIGVVSTLMVTFINMIELLVATIQAYVFTLFTAMYIGSAVAEHGHEEAH, encoded by the coding sequence ATGACGCGCAAATTTCTTTACCTAAGTATTTTATTGTCAGCGTTTTTGCTGAGTTTCTCCAGTATGTCTTTTGCATCTGGAGCGGATTCTGAAGATGGAGGTGAAGATCCTACAGGCTTCATCATGCATCACATCAAGGACTCGCACGAGTGGCATTTTTTCAATGTCGGACATACCCACGTGACGCTTTCCTTGCCTGTAATCGTATATTCTTCGGATAGAGGTTTGGAGTTTTTCAGTTCTTCTGACTTTCAGGATCATGAGACTCATGCATTCGGTGAGGAGTATGCTTATAAAGGTTATTTCATCGATTCTCATGACCATCTGGGACGGGTAGATGGGGCGGCTTTTACAGATTTGTCTATTACCAAGAACGTCGCGATGATGTTTTTAGTGATAGCAGTAGTGATGATTTTGTCACTTTCCGCCGCTGGGCATTATAAGAAAAACGGAGCAATTGCCCCCAAAGGAGCAGCTGCCATAGTGGAGCCAATTGTGATTTTCGTAAGGGATGAGATTGCACACAAGGCAATCGGCCCTAAGTACAAGAAGTTCGTTCCTTATCTCCTTACCCTTTTCTTTTTTATCTGGATCGGTAATTTGATTGGATTGCTGCCGGGGGCTGCTAACCTCACTGGGAATATCGCTGTGACAGCTACGTTGGCCATTTTGACATTTATATTGGTGAATGTGAATGGAAATAAGGACTATTGGAAGCACGTGTTTATGACTCCTGGAGTTCCTGTCCCTTTGTTGTTGGTAATCGTTCCGGTAGAGATTATCGGGTTATTTACCAAGCCTTTCGCTTTGATGGTCCGTCTTTTTGTGGCGATCACAGCAGGTCATATTGTGATCTTGGCATTCATTGCACTGGTGTTTATTTTTGAGTCTTATACTATAGGGGTGGTAAGTACCCTGATGGTTACTTTCATCAATATGATTGAATTGTTGGTGGCTACGATCCAAGCCTATGTATTTACGCTGTTCACTGCGATGTATATTGGTTCGGCAGTGGCTGAGCACGGGCATGAGGAAGCACATTAA
- the atpE gene encoding ATP synthase F0 subunit C yields MLTSILLTAGMALMGAGIGAGIVAIGAGLGIGRIGGQAMESIARQPEAAGKIQTAMLIIAALIEVVSLFAVVVCLLIALNAGGIAF; encoded by the coding sequence ATGTTAACTTCAATCTTATTGACAGCTGGAATGGCGCTTATGGGTGCCGGTATCGGTGCAGGTATTGTTGCGATTGGCGCAGGACTTGGTATCGGTCGTATCGGTGGTCAGGCTATGGAATCTATTGCCCGTCAGCCAGAGGCTGCAGGCAAGATCCAGACTGCTATGTTGATCATTGCAGCGTTGATCGAGGTGGTTTCCCTGTTTGCAGTGGTAGTATGTCTACTTATTGCATTGAATGCAGGCGGTATCGCTTTCTAA
- the gldM gene encoding gliding motility protein GldM — protein sequence MAGAKETPRQRMIGMMYLVLTALLALQVSNQILQKFVLINDGMERTSRNFINKNQKTVESIAYTVDQQGNKEVDVPKVNAANQIREATKETFDYLEQLKQDLITQSNAKNDEGNFVNAQLKNTEITGNLFANNGKGEEMKTRLNAYPARVSEILTSVGLSDLKFDDIAKDAADIELFANDREARNKDFVALNFVKSPVGAVIALISQYQNEVLNIESESLTAVQNTIGSFFFKADVTEARIAALSNVVAAGTKFEADMFIASSSTSSIPTMTVDGRSVPVDASGFGKIEFPVTPASEYDDRGLARRVIKGEIVTNVGGEDKVLPVEYEYFVAQPVIKVSSEVVQQLYADCANELLIEVPALGNTYSPEFAVSNGQSIKGSKPGQLTVIPGASGKVNIGVSSGGNKIGAVDYDIKPVPTPSLVPVTANGSELDLSQAQAISSLMSLKLLAKAEPTFARTMAKDANFEVTGGEMRLLRNEVPRQTVQISSGNSLAMRSLLESARAGDVVVFEIRQVTRTNFRGNKIPSELRQVVPIRVK from the coding sequence ATGGCAGGAGCTAAAGAGACACCTAGACAGCGGATGATTGGTATGATGTACCTGGTTTTGACGGCCTTATTGGCCCTCCAGGTAAGCAACCAAATCCTCCAGAAATTTGTGTTGATTAATGATGGGATGGAGAGAACTTCCAGAAATTTCATCAATAAGAACCAAAAGACTGTTGAATCTATCGCCTATACGGTAGATCAACAAGGAAACAAGGAAGTGGATGTGCCAAAAGTGAACGCTGCTAATCAAATTAGAGAGGCTACTAAAGAGACGTTCGATTATTTGGAGCAACTTAAGCAGGATTTGATTACGCAATCCAATGCAAAAAATGACGAAGGTAACTTCGTGAATGCGCAGCTTAAAAACACGGAAATTACAGGTAACCTTTTTGCCAATAATGGTAAAGGGGAGGAAATGAAGACGAGGCTCAATGCTTATCCCGCTAGAGTATCTGAAATATTGACTTCGGTAGGACTTTCTGATTTGAAGTTTGATGATATAGCCAAAGACGCAGCAGATATAGAGCTTTTTGCCAACGATAGAGAAGCTAGAAACAAAGATTTCGTTGCGCTAAACTTTGTCAAGTCTCCGGTGGGTGCAGTGATAGCCTTGATATCTCAGTACCAAAATGAGGTCTTGAACATAGAAAGCGAATCTCTGACTGCTGTACAGAATACCATAGGTTCGTTCTTCTTCAAGGCGGATGTAACCGAGGCTAGAATAGCGGCGTTATCCAATGTAGTAGCTGCGGGTACGAAGTTCGAAGCGGATATGTTTATTGCTTCCAGCTCTACTTCGTCAATTCCTACTATGACTGTCGACGGCCGTTCGGTGCCGGTTGATGCCAGCGGTTTTGGTAAGATTGAGTTCCCGGTGACTCCTGCAAGTGAGTACGATGACCGGGGCTTGGCCAGAAGAGTAATCAAAGGAGAGATAGTTACCAATGTTGGAGGTGAGGATAAAGTACTTCCGGTAGAATATGAATATTTTGTTGCCCAACCTGTTATAAAGGTTTCTTCCGAAGTGGTTCAGCAGCTTTATGCTGATTGTGCCAATGAGCTTTTGATTGAAGTACCTGCTTTGGGCAATACCTATTCTCCTGAGTTCGCCGTGAGCAATGGACAGTCCATCAAAGGAAGTAAGCCAGGGCAGTTGACGGTGATTCCAGGGGCATCAGGAAAAGTAAATATTGGTGTGAGCAGTGGAGGAAATAAAATCGGTGCAGTTGATTATGATATCAAACCGGTACCGACTCCTTCCCTAGTTCCTGTTACAGCCAATGGATCAGAGCTTGATCTCAGTCAAGCTCAAGCCATCAGTTCATTGATGAGTCTTAAGTTACTGGCTAAGGCAGAGCCAACCTTTGCAAGGACTATGGCTAAAGATGCTAATTTTGAAGTAACGGGAGGTGAAATGAGATTGCTGAGAAATGAAGTGCCAAGGCAGACAGTTCAGATCTCAAGTGGTAATAGTTTAGCAATGAGGTCGTTATTAGAAAGTGCCAGAGCAGGTGATGTTGTCGTTTTCGAAATCAGGCAAGTAACCAGAACAAACTTCAGAGGAAATAAAATTCCTTCAGAATTAAGACAAGTTGTTCCTATTCGCGTTAAGTAA
- the gldN gene encoding gliding motility protein GldN produces MKKFLPKLILSLLVAAGIAPLTSEAQIAPTSVSPSGYGDRQFKMDTIYSAKRIREDDKMYQVGVWRRIDLREKYNRSLYGSGDTKSNGIVNQIYKAIVEENALEVFGDEEFTQPLSIAEFQDNFWLNATGDSIFSKQLYYLDFKEDFVFDKHHSDMVFDIKYLELVMPSETNSNAGQKTIGFIRYKDFYEYFKDHPEARWLNFQNESKSLTYDEAFETRLFRSVVRKFTNSEEALIADLVALDHPNPEMQAYIDALAFEYKLLEYENSLWEW; encoded by the coding sequence ATGAAAAAGTTTCTTCCAAAATTAATCTTGTCCCTGCTTGTAGCAGCAGGCATTGCGCCGCTTACGAGTGAGGCGCAAATTGCCCCTACAAGCGTAAGTCCTTCGGGATATGGAGATCGTCAGTTCAAGATGGATACTATCTACTCTGCCAAAAGAATCAGGGAAGATGATAAAATGTATCAAGTCGGTGTATGGCGAAGAATTGACCTTCGTGAAAAGTACAATAGGTCACTGTATGGATCCGGGGATACCAAATCAAATGGAATTGTAAATCAAATTTATAAGGCAATCGTTGAGGAGAATGCACTGGAAGTGTTTGGTGATGAGGAATTCACGCAGCCACTTTCTATTGCAGAGTTTCAGGATAATTTCTGGTTGAATGCTACCGGAGACAGCATCTTCTCCAAGCAGTTGTATTACCTCGACTTCAAAGAGGATTTTGTTTTCGACAAGCATCATTCAGATATGGTATTTGATATTAAATATCTTGAGTTAGTTATGCCTTCTGAAACCAATTCCAATGCAGGACAGAAAACCATTGGCTTTATCCGGTACAAAGATTTCTATGAGTATTTCAAAGATCATCCTGAAGCAAGATGGCTTAACTTCCAAAACGAATCAAAAAGTTTGACTTATGATGAGGCTTTCGAAACTAGGTTGTTTAGATCTGTAGTGAGAAAATTCACCAATTCGGAAGAGGCGCTGATTGCTGATCTTGTAGCTCTTGACCATCCCAATCCTGAGATGCAAGCTTACATAGATGCGTTGGCATTTGAGTATAAGTTGTTGGAATACGAAAATTCCCTTTGGGAGTGGTAA
- a CDS encoding gliding motility protein produces MRKISGLVLVILFFTGACSSERNTFVNRTFHNVTAHYNAYYLADVKLKEVESEVFQNYKEDYTQILPVFIPFDSATIQANSEKLQSSRELASKAIEWHRISSWVDDSYYILGKLDYYQSQFDDAQNTFKYVNVNSKDSDLRHQTLITLLRLYVDQGEFENANFTIDYLSKEKGISEKNRYDLYRALAYYYEKRGDKSGVIGALDKAIEYSQNKKEESRINFILAQRYQREGFDALAYGYYEKSLAGNPPYERSFYAQLYAQQVAELNASKDLRKVRKYYDDLYEDPKNRDLKDVVIYERALFEEKQGDTKLTLDLLHQAAKEPGSNPRVKGYIYQKLAEINLAEFKDYRATKYYLDSALTHIKENDPVALEITNQKESLDQYVFHFERIQGNDSLLKLAKLTPHEQKLVAENYIKSEEERLISEAKALQKPQSTSIFDNLLAFSDRGTGSSFYFDNNLAMQQGAIDFRRTWGNRPLQDNWRRSAVSLQSTPPTLTESSENDSTAIEGESLVSQLPSLDDLLAGIPNSPEQIESLNLELEESYFELGKLLYFELKETKQSIENLETLVRDYPNSSRKPEAYYLLYLGQKDLGGNSRQYISRLNSEFPESQYTFSVNNPDAASGNLAYVESSKKYEQAYNAFYDGQYQASKSIIKSALEEYPLTRNTERLLLLDIMVTGKTDSRVRYRERLENYIQNTQDANLKELARNMLKPMLSLSELSELNPKEIEESDSVKVESSDLEENGDKEMLTESPYKYSETSTHIFVIAMDQGQVESAKSLLADLESFHSRNFPKARLRTGNMNMNKDNAIFIISPFSDAEKAKEYYSKFQKEFISQDLSDKIKSNSFVISIENFQTLNKSKNLEEYRTFFKSTYK; encoded by the coding sequence ATGAGGAAAATTTCCGGACTAGTATTAGTCATTTTATTTTTTACGGGGGCGTGCTCTTCTGAGCGCAACACCTTTGTTAACAGGACATTCCACAATGTAACTGCACATTATAATGCTTATTATCTCGCTGACGTAAAACTGAAAGAGGTTGAAAGTGAAGTTTTTCAGAATTACAAAGAAGACTATACCCAGATACTACCTGTCTTTATTCCATTCGATTCTGCCACCATCCAGGCGAATTCCGAAAAACTTCAATCTTCACGAGAACTGGCTTCCAAAGCGATCGAGTGGCACAGAATCAGTAGCTGGGTAGATGACAGTTACTACATTCTTGGCAAGTTGGATTATTACCAGTCGCAATTTGACGATGCACAGAACACCTTCAAGTATGTCAATGTAAATTCCAAAGATTCCGATCTAAGACATCAAACATTGATCACCTTGCTTCGCCTCTATGTAGATCAGGGAGAATTCGAAAATGCGAACTTCACCATTGATTACCTCTCAAAAGAAAAAGGGATTTCGGAAAAAAACCGATACGATCTCTACAGGGCCCTAGCCTACTATTACGAAAAAAGAGGGGACAAAAGTGGGGTTATCGGCGCATTGGACAAGGCAATAGAATATTCCCAAAACAAAAAAGAAGAGTCTAGAATCAACTTCATCTTAGCCCAACGCTATCAGCGGGAAGGCTTCGATGCGCTGGCTTATGGGTATTATGAAAAATCCCTAGCAGGAAATCCTCCCTATGAACGAAGCTTCTATGCCCAACTATATGCCCAGCAAGTAGCAGAGTTAAATGCTTCTAAGGATCTTAGAAAGGTTAGAAAGTATTATGACGATCTCTATGAAGATCCCAAAAACAGAGATTTAAAGGATGTAGTAATCTACGAGCGGGCTCTTTTTGAGGAAAAACAAGGAGACACCAAACTCACACTTGACTTGCTTCACCAAGCAGCAAAGGAGCCGGGAAGCAACCCCAGAGTGAAAGGTTATATCTATCAGAAGCTCGCAGAAATAAATCTGGCCGAATTCAAAGATTATCGGGCCACCAAATACTACCTGGATTCTGCACTCACCCACATTAAGGAAAACGATCCCGTAGCTCTCGAAATCACCAATCAGAAAGAATCTCTAGATCAATATGTATTCCATTTCGAACGGATACAAGGCAATGACAGCTTGTTGAAGTTGGCCAAACTGACTCCTCACGAGCAAAAATTGGTCGCAGAAAACTATATCAAATCCGAAGAAGAACGCCTTATAAGTGAGGCTAAAGCACTTCAGAAACCACAAAGCACAAGTATTTTTGACAATCTATTAGCTTTCAGCGACAGGGGAACCGGTTCGTCATTTTACTTCGACAATAACTTGGCTATGCAGCAGGGAGCGATAGATTTCAGAAGAACTTGGGGAAATAGACCTTTGCAGGACAATTGGAGGAGAAGCGCCGTAAGCTTGCAAAGTACCCCTCCTACCCTTACAGAATCTTCTGAAAATGATTCGACGGCTATAGAAGGTGAAAGTCTTGTAAGCCAATTGCCCTCATTAGATGATCTATTAGCTGGGATACCTAACTCCCCAGAACAAATAGAAAGTCTAAATCTTGAACTGGAGGAATCATATTTTGAATTAGGCAAACTCTTATACTTTGAGCTAAAAGAAACTAAACAAAGTATTGAAAACCTGGAAACCTTGGTTCGGGACTATCCCAATTCTTCCAGAAAGCCCGAAGCATATTATTTATTGTATTTAGGACAAAAAGATCTTGGAGGCAATTCCCGGCAATATATTAGCCGTCTCAACAGCGAATTCCCTGAATCCCAGTATACATTTTCTGTAAACAACCCCGATGCTGCATCAGGTAATCTTGCCTATGTAGAATCTTCCAAAAAGTATGAACAGGCCTATAACGCCTTTTATGACGGACAATATCAGGCCAGTAAAAGCATTATAAAATCTGCTTTGGAAGAGTACCCCCTTACACGAAATACTGAACGGTTATTACTACTTGATATTATGGTCACCGGCAAAACTGATAGCCGCGTCAGGTATAGAGAACGACTGGAAAATTATATTCAGAATACTCAAGATGCCAATCTCAAAGAATTGGCAAGGAATATGCTAAAACCAATGCTATCTCTGTCAGAACTGTCAGAACTGAATCCCAAAGAAATCGAAGAATCAGATTCCGTGAAGGTTGAAAGCTCAGATTTGGAAGAAAATGGGGATAAGGAGATGTTGACAGAGTCCCCGTATAAGTACAGTGAAACTTCAACACATATCTTTGTGATTGCAATGGATCAGGGACAGGTTGAATCTGCTAAAAGTCTTTTGGCGGATTTAGAGAGTTTTCATTCCCGGAATTTCCCCAAAGCAAGGCTGAGAACAGGAAATATGAACATGAACAAGGACAATGCAATATTCATCATTAGTCCTTTTTCGGATGCAGAGAAGGCAAAAGAATATTACAGTAAGTTTCAAAAAGAATTTATATCCCAAGACCTATCTGATAAGATAAAATCCAACTCCTTTGTGATTTCAATCGAGAACTTTCAGACCCTGAATAAAAGTAAAAATTTAGAAGAATACAGGACTTTCTTTAAGTCCACTTATAAGTAA